The Aythya fuligula isolate bAytFul2 chromosome 5, bAytFul2.pri, whole genome shotgun sequence sequence CTGGTCCACCCAGTCGCTGTTCTTGGCCAGAGCTGGAAGACAGAGCACGTGGCGGGGATCGTCTCTGATGGCCATCACCATGCCCCTACATCTGCACAATTCCCTGCCCAGCATCGGGTACAAGCCCCCACCACCACTGGCTGCGGCTACCCCCATCATTCTTTGCCTGACAtcctcctttccccctctcAGAGGTGAGCAGGGAATCAGCAACATCGCCGACCATCAGGGCGGCTTGGTACCTGTTATGTGGTCTGGGTCCTTGGTGACTTCGATAGCGTAGTAGGCAGGAAAAATGCCCCGGTCCCCTGTCCGCATGTTGTAGGCCTCGTACCAATAATCCTCCGCCTGCACCTCCACCAGCAAGGGGTCGtccacctccagctccagctcgtCCGCGTGGCGAGGCACAAACCTGGGCAGGGAGTCACTGGCACCCGGCCGCTCTGGCGGGCTGCTTGCCAACCCGCTGCTGGGTCAGGGGCAACGTGGGACCCGCGGCCAGcatgggtgggcagcaggtgtAATTAGCCAAAATCTGGGATGCTGAATGGAGATCTGAGTGGGTTTAGGCTCAAAGGGCAGCAGGaccccagcacacacacagatacCTATCCCCTGGTGCATCCCCCACGTGGCTGCACAGAGAGATCCTGGGTGCCCTGGGGGGTCTCTCACCCCTGAGCTAAGGACAACGGGTTGGTCCCCAGGCTGCCCCTGTTGGAAGCAGCATGGTTTGGGTAGGGATGGCCTTGGGACGCTGCTCGTGCCCACACTCACCTGAAGACAGCACGGTgggtctgctcctgctcctcgcCGTTGATCATGCAGGAGAACAACCCGAAGGACTCggcacctggggaggaaggcagaggggcACGCTGCAGCTCTGAGGGCCAGCACCACCGCAGGTAGGACACAGCCCTCGCTCATACCTCGTGGTTTTAGCTCAGACAAAAAAACAGGTTGAAATGCCCCCAGCTGTGTGATACAAGGCTTTTCCAGCCCCCCCATATACCTCGGCCACAAGGGAAGAAATCACAGGCTGTGGAGCCAGCACCTGCTGGAGCTTCTCCATCTTGCTGGAGACCCTGCAGGGCACCCTGGACCAGGCAAGCTCATACCAGGGACCTGCCTGGGGACACAGCCCCCcacccacctcctccctctgcccagcacTCACTGGAGGAGCGTGTCCGGCCACTCATGAAGACGTTGAGGAACTTCTTGGAGAAGTGGATGTCCGCCTCGGGCGTGGAGTCCTCGGAGAGGCAGACCGAGTCGCGTTTCAGCGCGTCCTCCTCATACTCCTCGCCGATGGCCGACTCATAGGGCGAGGAGACGCAGTTGTCGTAGACGGTGGCCGAGTCGCTCTCGTCGCTGTAGCCCGAGTAGCACTGCTTGAGGCTgaccagctccagctgcacgTTCTCATCCACCACCAGCGTGTACTTGACCGAGTCGTAGGACAAGGCGCTGGTGTCCGAACTCACCGACGCTCTCTGAAGGTTGTGGCCCGGCCGGTAGCCGCTGCTCCCACCCACGCAGGAGGCCCGGGGCAGGCTCGTCTTGTCAGGGGAGGACATGTAGTCCAGCACCTCGTCCTCCTCGCTGATGGAGGGGTTGGTTTTCCCTGCCAGGGCCGAGTAGCTGGAGGTGTCGATGTCGGAGCTGATGGACATGCGGTTCTCGCTGGACTGGGACAGGAACGGCTTCTCGGTCTCCAGCGGGTCCGAGTTCTTCTGCACGGGCGTCAGGTAGATCTCCTCCGTGGCCTCCAGCCTCACGTCCGTCTGGTAGCGGATGCGGTCGCGGTGGGCCTCGGGGCCCCTCGTCGTCACCACCACCACGCTGGCTCCGTGGGGCGGGGGCCTGCTGGTGGCCTGGTGCTTCTCGGGGGGCCGGGACGAGGCGACGCAGGCGGGCGCCATCTGGGTGGCTGCTGTGCGCCGGCACGGGCTCTCCGTGGACGTGCCCCGGTCTTTGGTGGAGGTTGTGCTGTTTTGGTGATTGACCTCATCACTCAGGCAAACGTGGTCGTGGGGAGGGGTCTGCTCACCTGCGGGGAGGAGAGCAGCGTTGGTGTTCCCACCAGCGGGGATGCTCCAGGCTCCAGATGGACATGTTCCCACTGGGGATGTTTTCCCCAACCTCCAGCACCACTCACCccatgctgcaggctggggatCGACTCCCAGGAGCCACCCAAGGGTGTGAAGCCCCTGGCCACCAGCCCCCCGACTCACCCGTTTTCAGAGGGGACGACGACCGGGACACCCGCTCCTGCCAACTGTGCTTTTTCCCCAGGGAGTTGTTATTCAGGGTGTCCTGGGGTGGAGAACAAAGCCGCCTTGTCACCCGGGCAGTAAACAGCACGTGGCAGCcatccctccccatcccacagccATGCACAGCGGCCGGGGCCGTCACGGTCCCTGGGCACTGCCTGGGACCGCCCGAGCGCTTCCCCACGGTGCCCGTGCCCATCCCGGGGTGCAGCCCACCCTCCTGGGCACGCTTTGCTCCCGGGCTTTGCAGACAGCTCTGGGGCACAGCGTGGGTAtttctcccccagcagcagttTTTGCTCAAGCTCCAAGCTTGGGACTCTCGGGGTTTTCTCCTGCAGCCATCACCATCAGCACGGGAGCTGCCCTGCTCGCTTTGCTTCCCCACCAACACGAAGCTCTCTGCCCTGAAGCCCACCAAGATCCGTGGGATCCCCAGCACCCTGTCCTGTCCTTGGGGTACACACACGGGCCCCTTGTGCCCGTCCCTGCTGGCTCCGGGCTCCCACTTCCAACCACATCAGGCCCTGTGCCACAAAGCTCCTGTTCCCGATATCCTCAGCTTGGGTCGTGCCCGTGGCCCCCAGCGtggccccgcagcctccccctccccagcccaccaTCTAtgcacccccccacacacacacaccacccccCAAAAATACCTCTCCGCAGGTCTGGACACTGGTTGGGACCAACTGCCCGGGGGGTGCCTTtgctgtccccgtccccccagCTGGATGTGGCTCCCACGTGCCACCGGCTCCTCGGGGTCCCTGCGCAGGGTGGGACAAGGCTGCCTGCTGTCCCCTTGTCCATTAtgctccagccagctcccccccgcctccccgtgtccctgctGCCTTTGTCCCCGGTGCCAGCTGCCCTGCGGGCATTGTCCTGGCTCcgtgccttcctcctcctcctcctctttctcctcctcctcctcccacccatGGCCTCAGGCAGAGAGCTGGCATCAGCTGCCTGTGCCGGGCTGGTGACACCCAGCTCCGACTACTCCCCATCTGTCACCCATGGGGACACCTGCCTCTCGCTCTGCGCTCCTCAGCTGCACGTCAGCGCCACGAAAATCCTCCTACTTGGCAAGGGAAGCCGCTGCCgaaggcaggaggaaggcaaaAAATAGCCCCGCACGCAGCGGCACACCTTGTGAGGGTTTGGGAAGTTTGTAGGAGGGATGACGGGGCTCGGGGAGGCCAGCTCAGAGGGGGGGCAGCATGCAGGGCACCTAAACATCACCCCTCACGGGGACGGCAGCGCCTGGGAACACCCTCCATGCAAAAGCAGGGGGGCAAAAGCTCAGGGGGGCAAAAGccgggggggaaaaaaagcccctAAATCCCCTCCCACCCCTGCGGGCCGGTTCTCACCTGGCTGCGAGGCACCTGCGGGAAGAGGTTGAGCGTGGTGGGTCGCTTGGGCCGGTAGCTCtcggtgctggggggctggggggctttCTGCAGCGGCTGGGGCTCCGTCTGCTCCTCGGCCGGCGCATCCCCGGCGGCGTCGATGAGGTCGAGCTGCAGCATCTCGGCCTGCAGCCGGctgccctccccgccgcccgccgcccgcgccgcgccgcccgcccggctcACACAGCCCTGCCGGGATTAGCGGCTCGGTCAGGAGACTGGGAGGGCCGGAGGACGGCCGTGCCACTTGGCCTCAGCCTTTTAAAGCAGCAGGGGATGATGGCGCGTCCCACCCCACGTGCCCATCGCCGTGGCTGCCGGCCTTCCTTCCCTCCCGCTGCCccgctacaggctggggggaCGCGGTCCTGACCTGCCTCCCCGGCACCCCGCAGCAGCACTGAGCCCAGCACCAAAATAAAGGCAGATTTCCAGCCTCAGCCCGGCCTGCTTGCCCCTCCGGACCACCAAAGCTTGTGGTGGTCGTCGCCTTGTTTTTTTACGCTGGCCTAACACAAAGAGTTCCCCGGTTCTCGTGGCAGATGCCAGGGGTTGTGGCAAATCACCTGGATTTTCACAAGGAAgcgggagcagggctgggggaacCTGCCAGCTAAACTGGTGAGACCCAGCTAGGGGAGGCGTATTGGAGGCAGCTGCTGACATGCTGCCGAGACTGCTAATGATGCTGCCTCGGCAATCCTGGAGCTGTGGCAATCACTCGGGGAACTCAGAGGAGGGAAAGTCCCAGAAGGATGCAGAAGAGCAAAACAGCGCCTGATTCTGAGGAACGTAGGCACGAGGAGTGACGCGCCATTCGGGGCTCGGTACCTCAGAGGGAACTACAACCGCTGCAGGTACGCGTTAAGGGGCTGGCACGGGGTGGATGCTGCTCGTTTCCCTCCCTTCTGGCACAGCCCGAAGGCTGGCGGTGGGGAAGAGGTCACACTGAGCCAAGGATGGGAACGAGAGGAAGCCCAGCATTTCCAGGAGCCTTACTGTGCTGTGAAATCACAGTGATCCTCTCCCCACGTCTGTATCTTTGTGGCTGGTTCAAGCCTTTTCATGTGCCTGGATCAGGATCAGCCCATGCGGGTTTAATGCAGGCACATCCCTGCTCTTCTCCCTCGGGCACTGCTTCTCTCACTCTCCCGTATTTCCaagaagagttgttttttttttctatttcttgttcCTGCATTAAACAGTTCCAGCAGCTCCCGGAACACGAATGATGCCACAAGCCTTCGCTagctgcagcctgctttcaGCAGGACCCACCTTGCTGAATTTGGGAATAAGCTGCCCTGTGttcaaaagcaagcaaaccGAGGCTGAACCCAAAACCTGGGCCTTGCACTTGTGCCACCGTGACCCACGTTGCAGCACCCAGCCTCCTTGCCGGAGCCAGCCACGTTTTGCAAGCTGTGTGCCTGAGCCACTATTTCTGGAGAGCTGCTAAAATAGCCCGTGATGAAGTCATCATTGTTTTCccagcaccaaaaaaaaccaccacacacccaaaaaaaacaccaacaacccCCTCCTCTGTCAAGGTATCGCCCTTTGCAAAGGCATTTTGCTGCTGGGCATCTTTGCCCGCCTGGCCCCATCCAGCAGCCACCTTCACcagcctctcccagctccaGGGGGGAATTTCAGCACCCGCCCAGCCCTCAGGAGCCCGCTCTGCTCCGGGTTTCAGTTTGGCTCCTGCCCTCGGCCGGGGCCGCGTCCCCACGGGATGCAGCCGGCGCTCACGTGCCGGGGTTATTCCCGGTTTCCCAGCCTCCGCGCCGTGCACGTGGCCAGACCCAGCCAAAACACTCCCCCCGGGCCTGGCTGCTTCACCAGACGCATCCCGCAAGCTCTCGTCTCGCGGGAGCCATCGCCATCGGGCCCGCGAGCTCCCTGGCTCTCAGCGCTGACATTTCAGGCTGAAAAGACCCCCTCGCAGCCGCTGCTTTCAGTTCTGCTCCTCGGGCAATCCTCCACATCCCGTCTAAACCATTTGTGCGTATTTttagcagctgcttttttctGAGCACAGTCGGCTCCCCTGTTTAGGAACAGCTCGCCTCCGCCTCGCACCCCAGCAGGCTCAGTACGCCCAGCCTCAGGCACCGGGCTCAGTGCTggtgccccagcagcctccttcTGCCCTGGGAAGGTCCCAAatcagaggctgcaggaggccaCCAGTgcctccctgcccacagccagcaccaAACACATGAGCACAACGCGGAAtatccccatccctgtccccaccccATGCGCCTACCCGGGCGGCCAGGCTCTCCTTGCAGTGCAGGCTGATGCCACACTCATCGGTGATCTCGGAGAGGTCTTCATCCTCAAACTCCTCGAGGCTGATGTCGTGGGTGAGCCTGGAGGGAGCGGAGACCGCGGTCACGCACTGCACGTgtggggggcaggagggcacACCCAGACGGGGCCACCAACACCACCTCTGGGACCAGCGGGGCAAACACTGGGATCACGGGGAGGGCAGGGCCCGGTGGGACACGGCAGGAGGATGGACCCGCTGGGGCATGTGATCACATCGAGACCTGCAGACCTTGCACACACCGCAAACTGAGCCCATCGGCATCGCTCACTGCCCCGATGAGCCCTTTATGGCTCCCTCATGGCTGTCAGCCCCACAGACACATTACTCCCCTTTGGAAAGTTTGCAGAGATTTCCTTTTAGCGGCTGGAAATGTGCTGACTACCCAGCTCCTCGCATGCTCGCTTGCCTCCCTGGGGAGCCCCTGGCTCCTGtgcattaaaacatttctatacGTGGTGCTACCGCAATGCTCCTCGTGTCTGTTCATTACCGGGGTGGGAAACACAAGAGCCCAGCCCAAAAGTCCTCTGCCAGCCATGGGGTGGAGGTGTCCCTACAGGAGACGAAGCAGGGACACACTGGGAGGAGTCCCACGTGCCCCacggctgctgcctgcaggaggggaggaaacACAGAGCAGGATGCTTGCAGAGAAACCTTCAAAGCCCAGATCGATTTCTTCTCCGGTTACAGGGGTCGCCATGGCTGGGCACCATCAGCCCCTTCCCTCTGTCCGCCGAGGCGTGGAAGCACAGTGAGGAGCCACGGGTCCCAGCACCAtccctgcctgcacccagcagcaggagaggtgaCCCCCCTGCACGCCAGCCCTTTTATCTCCACCATGCCGCATGTTGGCAGCTCCCTCCTCTCGCCCTGCTGAAAAATCCTGCCGGACACGCACATTCCCGCGCCCACGGCGGCCCCATTTGCCGCACgtctccctgcacagccaggaAAACTTCGGGCTCCACTCGGTGCCAAGTTTGCTGCTGTCCTGCGGCAACGCCGGTGCGAGAGGGCGATGTGCCCGCAGGCGAGGGGCTGTCACCTGGCCCCATGCAcacccctggggacagcccccaTGCCCCCATACCCAGCCGGTCCCCTACCATTTCTCCCACTGGTCTTCCAGCCAGCTCTCCTCTTCAGCACTCGACTCCATGCTCAGGGGCAGCTGCATCGAGGAGGACCCCCCAGTTCCCTGGGGCACGCGCTCCCACCCCAAGGCAGACCCTGGCCCGGGGTCAGTTGTTGTTGGGGGGATGCTGAGCGCTAGGCACCCCCTGCCCCAGTGCAGCCCGTGGCTGCCGGTGCTGCTCCGTCTCCTCACTGCGCAACCCGGGCAAGCTCATTAAAAATAGATGGAATCAGCTGTCctggagggggagaaaaataaaaaaatagcctCCCCAGCTGAGCCCGTGCCAAGTCCCTGCTCTCTGCCGGGGATGCTGActgcctctgcctgccagccagccagcccgGCTCCTGGTAGCGCTCCAGCGGCCGGTCCCCAGCACCCGCAGCGGGGCATCTGGTTACCCCGGCTCCTTCTCCTGCCCTTGCAGCATCACTGGCTGAGACAGGGAGGAACAGAAGATTCCCATTAGGGCCCTGTCACAGCAATGGGATGCCTTCCTGCAGGGCAGTGGGGCTTTCTTTTGGCTTCATGCTGCTGGAGAGGGGTCGGCTTTCTGCCCCCAtggccctgctgcctcctcagccAGCCCCGAGCCACGTGGGCCACTCTGCTGAGCTCCTCTGCCgccggctgctgctcccctggtTTGGTGCCACTGGTGGGTTTCACTCCCGACGCCGTGTTTGGTGTCTCTCAGCTCCCTTACAACAGTATCCCAGGCTCCATCTTCCCTACCAGCTCTGCCTGGAGGCGTCTGCTCTGTTCAAAACCTTCTGGCTGGATGGAATGAATAAAGAAATCTATCTCTGCGTTGCTGCTGCCCTTTCCTCCTCTCGTGTGGATGCTCCAGGGGAGGCAAGGATGGTTCTTCTtcaccccctgctcctccatGCTGGGAATACCCCTGcctttctctcctgctcctcaaaGAGGCTAAGAATACCAGCAACAAGCAGCAGCCCTTACTCCCATCAGCTCTATCATGGTTCACAAAAGCTCAAGCAGGCCCTACAGGGACATTTGGGCCAACTTTCCCCTGAGTGCCAGCAGGAGAAGCATGGGTACcacctgtgtgctgctgcagaaaggtgTGGGGCTCTCCAGGGAGGCTGAGCAAAGCCCCGAGGCCAACAAGGACAGCACCCCTGCCAGAGGACACCTCTCAACCCCCCGATAATGCTGGCATCCCCCAGCTGCCACCCGAAAACTGCGAGTGCACaagcaggggcagccccagcctgcagggTTTGGCCATAGGAACAGGGGCCAGGCACAGGGCTCGGCTCCAGGGAGGGTTGGGGTCAGGGGCTCCATCCTGGGGCCTGGCCAGGACAATACAGGCACAGTGGGGGCTCCAGCGAACCCGTCTGCTGGGGTGCCTTAGAACCAGACCAACCTTTGGTCCCCCATCACAAAAAGCAGGGTCACCCGCCTCGCTCCCCATCTCAAGGCCTCCACACAGGCTTCCCAGACCCAAAGGTCCACATCAGACATGCAGACCACCCGTAGCACTGAGGCTGGTCTCTGCCTCAGCCTGAAAACACTCCCTCGAGCTTGCCGAGGAGGTGGCGAGGTCTCCATCCCCCAGAGATGCTGTCCCTTGTGGGACATCGTGGTTTCCTGCAGGCACCAGGCTCCCCGAGGAGCAACaccacagctcctggctccccTCCTGCAAGGCTCTGCCACCCAGGAGCCCCGGCAGgctggacagacagacagctgaTGCATTTTCCCCTTGgccccactgctgcctgcctccaCACCGTGCTGGGGCCACCATCACCTCTGGATAGAGCTTGGGGACGTGGGAGCAACGGGACGGGTGGCCACGGGGCCTCCACCCCTTCTCAGACCGCCCCAAACCACATCAGCCACAGGGACCTGCCAGGCCTCCCCCCCCGGCCTCCTCATGGCCTCAGGGCCAGCCCATGGTGTCACCTGCTGCCCAAGTCCCCTCAGGACCTGAGCCACCAGCTCGTCCCCGCTTAGGCCACGCAGCACCTTGTGGGGTGACGATGGCTGGAAGGGCAGGACCCCCACCAGGCACCCACGGGACCGCGCTGCCGGGGAGCCCAATGCTCTCGGCTCCCATCCCCTTCTCAACACCCGAGCCCCGGCTCGGTGGCAGCCGTCTCCAAGAGGCAGCGTGAGGGCTGGGCGTGCAGGCTTCCCCCAGCCATGTTGCAGCAGCGCCCAGCGGCTCTGGCAGGCAGCGCTGCAATAGCAGGCGGCTGCAGGAGCCGCCCGGCAGAGGGGCTCCGGTGGCAAAGGTCTGCTGGGCCCCTCGGAGGTaaacgggggaaaaaaacacacagctggACACAGCTGGATGCTTCCTCACACGGCCCCGCTGGTCCCAGGGCTCAGGGGATGGTGATCACTCAGCCATGGCTCCACCGCTCCTCCCCACCTCCAAAATCTCACCACGTAGCCACCTGGTGCCGATCCCCCCCCTCACCCAGCTCCCACACATCGCTGCCACAGCACCCCCGAGCGTAAATCGATGGCTGTGAAGATGTCACGGCCGCCAGAGGCACCCAGCTGCCCCGGATGGCCAGCAGGTGATGGCCCCTTACCCACCAAGCCCCCTTACACACCGAGCACATCCCGTCCCAGAGCTGCTCATGGGAGGGACCAGCAGGTCCAAACCCCCCGGTCCCTGCAGGTTTGGCACCCGTGGCCACCCCTGGCCTGGCCCTCGCCATCTCACgtccccaccagcagcctcaCTGGGCACGGGAGGTGTCGtgtcccccctccccgtcccaAATCGATGGGAGCGCTTGGTGGAGCTGCGAGGATCAATCCTGGCACGCTCCCACCTGCTCGCCTGGGGCTCCTGCTCCACGGCGCTGGGGAGGGCAAGGCAGCGCCCGGGATTTCGAGGAAAGGGCTAGAAAAAGGCTCCCCTGGGGGGCGGAGAGGGAGGTGAAGCGCTGCCATCAGCGAGAGGTGGCTGAGGAGGAGGCAAGGCAGGTGAGGAGGCTGATGGAGGGGCAGAGGGGGCAAAAGCTggaggctggaaggggctgAAATGGCAAATGGGGGGGTATATGGGGCCAGCAGGGGTTGTGGTGgctggagaggtgctgggggggtgaggtgggggttCAGCGAtgtatggggtgggggggatgaGGGGGTGCATGGGACGAGCTGTGGGGCTGAAGGATGCTTGGGGAGGATGCAGAAGGGCTGGATGAGGAGGGGGCCGCAGCGGcagtgcggggctgggggggctgcggcggATGGGGAGCGGTGCCCGGGGCTTGGGGGGGGAGGATAAaagggggggggctgcggcccgGGCAGCCCCGTGGGGGTCCCGGGGGAGGCGTCCGGTACCTGAAATTGGGGGGCGAGGCGAGGTGCAGCCccaggaagggggaggaggcggGCGGGGATGCGGCTCCTTTCTCTCGCTCCGCCATTCCGCGGCTCTCCCCATGCaggcggagggagggagggcgggcggcggggaaggaggcagggagggaggcaggagggaggcaggagggaggggatgCCGGCGGGGACgtacctgctgctgggggggggctcctcctgtgtacccccccccccgagctgcAGGACAGATGTGCTGCGGCTGGACCCCCCCCCGCACACACAGATGTGCccgcagctgcaggcagagcccccgGGGTAGGTAATGCCATGGGGCTCCTGCCTCAAGTGAGGGGCACACAGGGTCCCCCCTACAAGGGACAGGGCACCCCTGTCACCGCCACCTCCCCCAGGGTCTGCCCTGGGGGGCAGCACCACCCCAGCACCCTCGGGGGTCCGCCACCGGGGTtggcagccccacagcaaaGCCCGTGCCCACCATGGCTGAATGTGTGGCAACGATAATTTAAGCAAGGAAATAAACAGATTATGCACAGGCTCCACTGGTGCAGGTGGAAAAAGCAAGCCCTGAGGCTGCGGGTCACTCCCCAGAACAGGCAGACCCACCCTTGATCCCAGCTATGGCCCAGGGCCCATCTTGGGTGAGCATTATTCAGTGCTCcctttccccagcagcaggtttcTGTGCCTGGCCTCTCCTCCCCGTGCATTGCAGGCTCCTTAAAAAACCACGCGGGTTGTGGTGTACACAGGAGCAGAGAAACACCGGTGTTTTTAGGTCCTGAGGCTACTACTGTAAATGATCAGGAGAACTTCCCCCATTCCCTGCACGCCCATGGGCTGTGCTCCTGGTTATCACTCACGGCTGTGACAGGCCCATGTGGATGCGTGGCACTGCCTCAGCAGGTCAAACCTTACAGACAGAGCAGGTCCCAtcagcatctccagccacggggCTGGCTGCCTTCGAGGCAACGGCATTGCATCTTGGCCAAGGCCCAGGccatcagctgctcctccagagATGAGCGAGCAGAGCCCTCCGAggcacacagccctgctcccagccggGAGCCTtgggctcctgccagcccagctcAAAAGAGATGTCACTCCTGGCCCAGAGTGGACGCAGGCACACAGCCACCAGGTGACCGTGGTACCCCCATGGCAGCCTCCCGAAGGGCAGATTGGCCCTGCCTAGCTCAGCTCTGGCCTTTCTGCCCACACTACTGCCCTTCACATCCATCTGCTCATGTGCATCGCAGAGCCCAGCGTCACAGACCAGGACCTCTGGAAGCCTCTCTGCAGGTGGTGGGATGCAGCCACCAGCCCTGGCAGGCATTGCTTCTGCCACAAAGGCTCGCAGAGCATTGGCACCTGGGTGCAAAAGAGGATGATGCCCAGGACTACTGCATGGCTTCACcttgctgcagccaccagccaCTGGATGGACACTTcaaggggctgcagggtgccctGCCTGCATCTGGATGGTGCAGGCTGGTCACTGCTCATCACTGCAGTGTCTGACTGCCATAAATAAAGGGCTTGGTAGAAAACAGTCGATTTAGTTACATCCTGACTCTCCCTAGACCTTACATAAAACCCTCCATCATCCTCAGCAACATATATGCACGTACATGCCCTGCAAAATAGAGACCACGCTTCTGCCACAGCCAGCATCTCTGCTCACAAGGCATCTATTGTCTTATGCTTTCAAATTGTCTGACTGAACATCGGGTTCACTTCAGAGCAATTCAGCCTTAAATTAAGCCTGAGGAATGGTTATGTGCTGAGAGGtctgcctgctcctctccccagctgaa is a genomic window containing:
- the MAPK8IP1 gene encoding C-Jun-amino-terminal kinase-interacting protein 1 isoform X2, which translates into the protein MQLPLSMESSAEEESWLEDQWEKWLTHDISLEEFEDEDLSEITDECGISLHCKESLAARGCVSRAGGAARAAGGGEGSRLQAEMLQLDLIDAAGDAPAEEQTEPQPLQKAPQPPSTESYRPKRPTTLNLFPQVPRSQGPRGAGGTWEPHPAGGTGTAKAPPGQLVPTSVQTCGEDTLNNNSLGKKHSWQERVSRSSSPLKTGEQTPPHDHVCLSDEVNHQNSTTSTKDRGTSTESPCRRTAATQMAPACVASSRPPEKHQATSRPPPHGASVVVVTTRGPEAHRDRIRYQTDVRLEATEEIYLTPVQKNSDPLETEKPFLSQSSENRMSISSDIDTSSYSALAGKTNPSISEEDEVLDYMSSPDKTSLPRASCVGGSSGYRPGHNLQRASVSSDTSALSYDSVKYTLVVDENVQLELVSLKQCYSGYSDESDSATVYDNCVSSPYESAIGEEYEEDALKRDSVCLSEDSTPEADIHFSKKFLNVFMSGRTRSSSAESFGLFSCMINGEEQEQTHRAVFRFVPRHADELELEVDDPLLVEVQAEDYWYEAYNMRTGDRGIFPAYYAIEVTKDPDHITALAKNSDWVDQFRVKFLGSVQVPYHKGNDVLCAAMQKIATTRRLTVHFNPPSSCVLEISVRGVKIAVKSDDSKEHSKVNKCSHFFQLKNISFCGYHPKNNKYFGFITKHPADHRFACHVFVSEESTKPLAESVGRAFQQFYKEYVEYTCPTEDIYLE
- the MAPK8IP1 gene encoding C-Jun-amino-terminal kinase-interacting protein 1 isoform X1, with protein sequence MAEREKGAASPPASSPFLGLHLASPPNFRLTHDISLEEFEDEDLSEITDECGISLHCKESLAARGCVSRAGGAARAAGGGEGSRLQAEMLQLDLIDAAGDAPAEEQTEPQPLQKAPQPPSTESYRPKRPTTLNLFPQVPRSQGPRGAGGTWEPHPAGGTGTAKAPPGQLVPTSVQTCGEDTLNNNSLGKKHSWQERVSRSSSPLKTGEQTPPHDHVCLSDEVNHQNSTTSTKDRGTSTESPCRRTAATQMAPACVASSRPPEKHQATSRPPPHGASVVVVTTRGPEAHRDRIRYQTDVRLEATEEIYLTPVQKNSDPLETEKPFLSQSSENRMSISSDIDTSSYSALAGKTNPSISEEDEVLDYMSSPDKTSLPRASCVGGSSGYRPGHNLQRASVSSDTSALSYDSVKYTLVVDENVQLELVSLKQCYSGYSDESDSATVYDNCVSSPYESAIGEEYEEDALKRDSVCLSEDSTPEADIHFSKKFLNVFMSGRTRSSSAESFGLFSCMINGEEQEQTHRAVFRFVPRHADELELEVDDPLLVEVQAEDYWYEAYNMRTGDRGIFPAYYAIEVTKDPDHITALAKNSDWVDQFRVKFLGSVQVPYHKGNDVLCAAMQKIATTRRLTVHFNPPSSCVLEISVRGVKIAVKSDDSKEHSKVNKCSHFFQLKNISFCGYHPKNNKYFGFITKHPADHRFACHVFVSEESTKPLAESVGRAFQQFYKEYVEYTCPTEDIYLE
- the MAPK8IP1 gene encoding C-Jun-amino-terminal kinase-interacting protein 1 isoform X3, whose protein sequence is MAEREKGAASPPASSPFLGLHLASPPNFRLTHDISLEEFEDEDLSEITDECGISLHCKESLAARGCVSRAGGAARAAGGGEGSRLQAEMLQLDLIDAAGDAPAEEQTEPQPLQKAPQPPSTESYRPKRPTTLNLFPQVPRSQDTLNNNSLGKKHSWQERVSRSSSPLKTGEQTPPHDHVCLSDEVNHQNSTTSTKDRGTSTESPCRRTAATQMAPACVASSRPPEKHQATSRPPPHGASVVVVTTRGPEAHRDRIRYQTDVRLEATEEIYLTPVQKNSDPLETEKPFLSQSSENRMSISSDIDTSSYSALAGKTNPSISEEDEVLDYMSSPDKTSLPRASCVGGSSGYRPGHNLQRASVSSDTSALSYDSVKYTLVVDENVQLELVSLKQCYSGYSDESDSATVYDNCVSSPYESAIGEEYEEDALKRDSVCLSEDSTPEADIHFSKKFLNVFMSGRTRSSSAESFGLFSCMINGEEQEQTHRAVFRFVPRHADELELEVDDPLLVEVQAEDYWYEAYNMRTGDRGIFPAYYAIEVTKDPDHITALAKNSDWVDQFRVKFLGSVQVPYHKGNDVLCAAMQKIATTRRLTVHFNPPSSCVLEISVRGVKIAVKSDDSKEHSKVNKCSHFFQLKNISFCGYHPKNNKYFGFITKHPADHRFACHVFVSEESTKPLAESVGRAFQQFYKEYVEYTCPTEDIYLE
- the MAPK8IP1 gene encoding C-Jun-amino-terminal kinase-interacting protein 1 isoform X4; translation: MQLPLSMESSAEEESWLEDQWEKWLTHDISLEEFEDEDLSEITDECGISLHCKESLAARGCVSRAGGAARAAGGGEGSRLQAEMLQLDLIDAAGDAPAEEQTEPQPLQKAPQPPSTESYRPKRPTTLNLFPQVPRSQDTLNNNSLGKKHSWQERVSRSSSPLKTGEQTPPHDHVCLSDEVNHQNSTTSTKDRGTSTESPCRRTAATQMAPACVASSRPPEKHQATSRPPPHGASVVVVTTRGPEAHRDRIRYQTDVRLEATEEIYLTPVQKNSDPLETEKPFLSQSSENRMSISSDIDTSSYSALAGKTNPSISEEDEVLDYMSSPDKTSLPRASCVGGSSGYRPGHNLQRASVSSDTSALSYDSVKYTLVVDENVQLELVSLKQCYSGYSDESDSATVYDNCVSSPYESAIGEEYEEDALKRDSVCLSEDSTPEADIHFSKKFLNVFMSGRTRSSSAESFGLFSCMINGEEQEQTHRAVFRFVPRHADELELEVDDPLLVEVQAEDYWYEAYNMRTGDRGIFPAYYAIEVTKDPDHITALAKNSDWVDQFRVKFLGSVQVPYHKGNDVLCAAMQKIATTRRLTVHFNPPSSCVLEISVRGVKIAVKSDDSKEHSKVNKCSHFFQLKNISFCGYHPKNNKYFGFITKHPADHRFACHVFVSEESTKPLAESVGRAFQQFYKEYVEYTCPTEDIYLE